TGCTCGGGCTGGTGGGCATCGCCGTGCTGGGGATCGCGTGGTTCTCAGTCCGGCAGACCCAGAAGATCCGCGCAGCAGTACGCAGCGCCCAGGCGGCCGCCAGCGAGGCAGCGGCTTCCCCGCCCGCGCCGGAGATGGCCGCCCCGCAGCCGTCTGACGCTGGGGCGGCGATCCTGCCGGACGCCGCACCGCATCGGCCGCGGCCGCCGAGCCCCAATGGCGCGACGGAATATCCCGCAGAAGGATCGCGGCGTTCTAGCGGGTAGCCGATGGAAGGGGGGCTGGCCGCGCTCTTTCTCGCTGCCTTTCTCACCGGCTTGTCCGGCGCGGCATCGCCTGGCCCCATGCTGACATGGAATGTCGCGGCGGCGGCGCGTCACGGCGCGCTCGTCGGTCCGGTCCTCGTGCTCGGCCATGCCGCGGTTGAGCTGCCGCTCGTTCTTGCGCTCGGGCTCGGGCTTGCGGCTTTCGTCCGCGAGCCGACCGTCCTTGCCGGCTTGGGCCTGCTCGGCGCGGCGGTGCTGCTCTGGATGGCGGCAGGAACGCTGCGTGCTGTGCCTGCCCTGCCCGACCCGGCGGCGCTGCGCACGGCCGAGGCAGGCGGCCGACGCTTGAGGGGAGCCTTCGCGGCCGGCGCGCTTCTCTCGCTCGGCAATCCCTATTGGGCGCTCTGGTGGGCGACCGTCGGCGCCGGCTTGCTCGGGCAGGCGGTCGCCTTCGGCGCACTCGGGCTCGCCGTCTTCTTCGTCGGTCATATCCTGTCCGATTTCGGCTGGTACAGCCTCGTCTCGGTGGCGATGGCGCGCGGCGTCCGCCTGCTGAGCCGGCGTCTCTATCAGGGGGTGATGGCGGCGCTCGGCGTGGCGATGATCGTCCTCGCCGTCCTCTTCGGCGTCTCCGCTGTCATGAGCATCGCCGGGCGCTAGCTGCAGGGCCCGGCGCTGACAGCAGCGGTGGCGCGTTCTGCAGACACGCTCTTGCTCCCTGCGCGCCGAAGACGCGCGAACGCGCATGGCTGCTGTCCGGGCGGGGGCTTTTCACCGCGGCGGTCGGTTGTGCAATCGCTCTGGCCGCGTTCTGCCTGATGCAGTTCGCCTTCCCCGTTATCGCCGACGCGTTTGGCGTCTCGGCCTCGCACGTCAGCGGCATCGTCGTTACGCTGCTTCTCGCTGGCCGTCTCATTGCGGCCGCCTGGCCGTCGGCCTTTCTCGTGATGGCCCCCTGTGGCCTGCTTGCGATCGTCACTTCGCTCCGGATGGCCGCGGGCAACCGTCCGGAGCGGCCGCCCCCCTCGTCTGATGCCGATCGGCGCCGCGCTGCTCACGATCGCGCTCCTGCCGCGGGTGCTGCGGCGCGTTCCGAACGGCGAACAGCGCCTTCGTCTTGAGGAGCCTCCCGCTGACTATGCGCGGCTTTGCCCCGCGCATGGGCAGCCCACCTGTCAGCATGGTCACGCGCTCGGGTTCCCGTTACGACGGTCGTTGTCGCCGGATCGATTGCGACGGTGCCGACCTTCATCCCGCTCTTCGAGGAAGCGATGATCGCCACCGCGGCGGCGCCGGTCGAGCGCGAGGCTACTCCGGTCTAAAATCGGGGCGCGCATCGTGACAGTGCGACCCGCTGCTAGGTGCAGGCGATGCCGTATTCCCTCGCGACCGGGAGGTGAGGATGCCGCCGCGAATTGAGGTGCTGCGGACGCTCGAAGAGAAGGTTCGGCCTGAGCATACTGCCCTGCTTGTCATCGACATGCAGAACGACTTCTGCGCTCCCGACGGGCTTTCTGCCCGCGAGGGGGGGCGCGACGTCTCGGCGGCGCTTGCCATCGTCCCAGCGATCCGCCGCCTTGCGGATGGGCTGCGCGCGGCTGGGGGGCTCGTTGTCTGGGTGAAGTTCACTACCATTCCCGGCGGCCTCAGCCATTCTGGTCCCTGGATCGATGCGCGGTCGCGGGCAACCTTCGGCGTGCTCGACATGTGCGTTGCCGGCACCTGGGGCCACGACCTGCTGGAGGGACTGCAGCCGCATCCCGGCGATGTCGAAGTGCGCAAGCATCGCTATAGTGCCTTCACCGGCACCGACCTCGACATGATCCTGCGCGGCCATGGGATCAAGACGATCCTGCCGACCGGCACCTCGACCAACGCCTGCGTCGAGTCGACCCTGCGCGCCGGCTTCGAACTGGACTACTACGTGGTCGTTCCCGCCGACGCCTGCGCTTCCTGGAGCCGCGAACTCCATGAGGCGACGCTCGCCAACGTCCGCCATCGCTTCGGCGTGGTGACCACCGTCGACGAGCTGCTGCGGATCTGGGGCGTCGGCGCGCCGCACGCGACGCCGGCCGCGAGCTGACAGCACGCCTATAATCACTGCCTGTGAACGGGGACCCCCGGCGGCGGCTGGGCGGCTGGGTGACGGATCTCGCTGCGGTCGCGGCGCTGACCGCCTTTGCGCTCTGGGCGCTCGGCTTTCTCCTCGTCGACGACCTGTACATCTTCGCCGACAATCCGGGCACCTACATGCGGCTGTGGTGGCTGCTCGAGGTCGCGGGCCTCGGCGGTCTCCTCGGCTGGAACCCGTCGTGGTATGCCGGCTGGCCGGAATGGCAGTTCTATCCGCCCGGCTACGGCCTTGCGGGCCTCGCTCTCCAAGCCTTCACGCTTGGCCGCTTGAGCAGCGTCCAGATCTATCAGGCGCTGCTCTTTCTCGCTTATCTCCTGCCGGCGTTGATCGCCGCTCTTGCGCTCTCCCGTCTCGGCCTCGGCCGATGGGTCGGCCTCGCGGCGGGGTTCTTTCTCCTCGTCTTCACCGACCTCTACGGTGGGGTGGGCGGCGTGATGATCGGGATGCTTGGCGATCGGCCGGCGCTTGGGCTGGCGCCGCTCGCTTGGCTTCTTGGCGTCCGCCTCGCCGAGAGCCGGCGTCCTGCTCTGCCGCTCGCTGCCCTCGCCCTCACTGTGGCGGCGATCGTCCTGCTTCATCCCTTCCGGTTGCTGCTGCCGGTGCTTCTCGTCGCGCTCAGCATCTTGTTCGTTCCGCTCTGGCCGCGATGGCGGGCGCTGCTGCGGCTTGGGGCCGCTCTCGCCCTTGGCCTAGCACTGACGGGTTTCTGGCTGATTCCCTATTTCGCCCATAGCTGGCTGGCGACGCCGGTCCTGCGCGCGCCGCTCGAAACGCTGCCGTTCTGGCTTCTCGGCGGGCGGCTGCCGTTCTTCCTCATCTTCGCGGCGTGGGGCCTTGTCCGCGCGGCTGCTGCCCCGCCGCGCGAGCGCGGGCTTCTCCTCTCGCTCGCTGCCGCGCCGCCGATCATCCTCGGGTTTATGCTTTTCAACTGGCTGGTTCTCGTTGACCGGCTCGGCAGCGCCGCGCTCGACCCAATCCGGTTTATCGAAGATGTGTACCTTGCGGTGCTGCTCCTCGCGGCGGCGGGGTTCGTTGACCTGATCCGGCTCGCTTTTGTCCAAGCGGGCCGCGCCGGCGCGCGCTGGGGAGCCGCGGCGGCCAGTGTTGCCGCGGGGCTGCTGGTGTGGCTTGTCGTTCAGCCGTTTCCGCGCTGGCTGGAGTATTACCGGCCGGCGGCCGGCAGCGAGCCGCGCTTCCTCCGCGACGCGACCGCTGCCTACCGCCTGCAGGGGCTCTGGGACGCCCTGCGCGCCAACCCTGGCGGGCGGGTGCTGTTCACTTCGTCGGTCTTCCGCCTGCGTCAGACGGGGACAAGCGTGCCGACCTACCTGATGGCGCTCGCGCCGGCGCTTGCCGGCCGTGAGAGCATTGGCGGCACCTTCCAGCATTGGACGCCGGTCTCCACCTACTATTGGCACGGCGACAACCGGCCTCGAATGATGACGGAGCGCACCGACCTCAAGGATGACCAGACCCTCTTCGGTCTGCCGTGGCGGGCGATGGACGAGGCAGCGCTGCTCGCGGCGCTGCGGAAGCTGAATGTCACCGACGTCGTCGCCACGGAATACGACCTGTGGACCCGCACCTATCTCGACCGCTCGCCGGCGTTCGAGGTTGTCCTCGCTGACCCGCTCTACAACGTCTACCGCGTTACGGCGTATCAGCCGTCGCTCATCGAGAGCGACCGCGCCCGCGTTCGCGCCAGCGCCGAGAGCGGTATCGTGCGCTTACGGGTCGAGCAGGCTGAGCCGGGGGCGGAGGCGCTGCTGAAACAGACCTACTTTCCGCTCTGGACTGCCGAATCGCCTGCTGGTCCGGTCGACATGATGCCGGATGCGACCGGACTGACGCGTCTGCGTCTGCCGGCGGGAACAGACTACGAGGTGACGCTCCGCTACCTTCCGGGGCCCGCCGAGCGGATCGGGGTGACGGTGTCGCTCGCCGCGCTCGCCGTTGTCGGCGGGTTGGCTGCTGTCCATCTCCTCTCAGTTCGTGTCGGCCGGCCAGCGCCGGCGGTTGCGCGGCGCGTCGAAGGATGAGGCTGACCCCCGCCGTCCGGGCGCTCCTTGTTGTCATCCTGCTCGGCGCGGCTTTGCTGCGCTTCTGGGATTTCGGCACGACGCCTCCCGGGCTGCACTACGACGAGGCCTACAATGGGCTGGACGCGCTCGACGTTCTCGTCACCGGGCCGAAGCTGTTCTTTGAGGGGAACACGGGCCGCGAGCCGTCCCTGAACAACCTGCTCGCGCTCTCGGTTGCTGTTTTCGGGCGGGAGAGCTATGCGCTTCGGCTGCCGGCGGCGGCGCTTGGCCTGCTGACCGTTGCGGCAACGTTCGCTCTGGCGCGGACGATGTTCCGCCCGCTCGGGCCGGGGGCGGTCCGTGTCGCGCTGATCGCTGCCGCGCTGCTCGCCGTCTCCCACTGGCAGGTCGATATCAATCGGCTGTCGCTGCGCGTCAACACCATGCCGCTGGCGCTGGCAGTGGCATTCTTTCTCCTTTGGCGAGCGGCGCGCGGCCGGCCGCAGCGGCTGGGCGCATGGCTGGCGGCGGGCGCTGCCTTTGGGCTCGTCGGCTACACCTACATCAGCGCGCGCATTCTCCCCGCGTTCGCGGCGGCGCTCGGCGCGGCCGAGGCGCTGCTGCGCCCGCGCGACCCGGCCTGGCCGTCCGCCGGCAAGACGCTCGTCGGCTGGCTGCGCAGTTGGCGCTTCTGGCCGTGGCTCGGCGCTGCGGCTGCTGTTGTTGCGCCGCTCGCGATCTTTTACGCGCTCCATCCCGACCTCTTCCTCGGCCGGGCAACCTATGTCTCGGCGCTTGGCCCCTCCGGCGGCAGCGACCGGCTGGCAGCGCTGGGGGAATCTCTCCTCTACAACCTCGCGATGTTCGGCCATGAGGGAGATTGGAATTGGCGCCATAATCTGCCGGGCAAGCCGGTGTTCGCGCCGCCGCTCTATGCGCTTTTTCTCCTCGGCGTCGCCGTCAGCCTCTTCCGCCTGCGGCAGGGACCGTATCTCCTCCTACTTGTCTGGACGGCGGCGATGCTGCTGCCGGGCATTGTCGCCACCGACGAATACCCCCACTACACGCGGGTGATGGGGATCGTCCCGGCGGTCTTTCTCTTTCCTGCGCTCGGGGCCGAAGCGATCATCCAAGGAGCGGCGCGTCTGCTGCGGCGGCCGGCGACAAGCGCGCTCGCGGCGGCGCCGTTTCTCGTCCTCGCCGCCTGGAACGGCGCCGCCACCGCGCACGACTACTTCGCGATCTGGCGGCACGAGGACGACGTCTATTACGCCTTTCACGCCGAGGCAGCGGATGCGGCGCGGCTGATGAACCGGCTCGGCGACGACCCGGACCGCGTCTTCCTGCTGCCCTACAACTTCCGGCTCGCGCCTGACTTCCGAGCGCGGACAGTCGATTTCCTGTACACCGGCCGCGCGCCGTACCACTTCGTTCGGGTTGAGGAGGCGTCGTTGCCGGCCGGGCTGCCGGGCCTTGTGGGGACGGCCCGCGAGGCAGTGCTGTTCCACTGGAAAGGCGGCGACCTCGGCGATGCCGATCCGAAGGGGCTGACGGCCTTTCTGCTGGCGCGCGGCGGGAAGAAGGTCGCGGAAGAGGAGCACCCCGGCTTCTCCGTGCGCCGCTTCCAGATCGACCGGCCCTTACCCGCTGCCCTCTTCGCAGGGGAGCGGCCGAGCGAGGCACGCTTCGGCGACTGGCTGGCGCTGCGGGGCTGGGCGGCGGGCTCGGAGCCGAGCGATGGCAGCCTGTGGGCCGTTTTCCGATGGGAGACGCTGGCGCGTCCGCCGGGCGACTTCAGTTTCTCGCTCCAAGTGACCGCTCCGGACGGCACACCCTACGCTCAGGCCGATGGGCCGCTGCTCTCGAACGATCTCTTTCCGACCTCGCGGTGGCGGCCGGGGCTGCCCGCCGCAACCTATGTCACGCTCGACGGCCGCCCGCATCCGCCGCCCGGCGAATATCGCCTGCGGCTGGTTGTGTATGAACTGGCGACAGGCCGCGTTGTCGGCGCCGTCGACCCGCTCGGCACGCTTGCTGGTCCGTAAGCGCTGAGCGCGAGCCGGGACTTGCGCGTCCAGTTCCATGATGCGCGGGAGAAAGCAGGTCTGCGCGCTCGGCTGTCGCCCCAGAGGGGTATTGATCCCGCGGCATCTCGCGGTGACCTGTGCCGACCATTTGGTTCAGTAAACGAACTCTCTGATTGATTTTATGATATACTGCATTTGTGATAACGCGGGGGGCGAAGGTAAACCGTCGAGCGGCTGTCGCCTGCCTTGTCGTCCTGCCGCTGGCGTGCGGCGCTCCCTCCCGCACGGCAGCGCGCGAGCAGCGGCTTGCGGCCATCAGGGCGGACTTGGAGAACACCCTTCGCCGGATAGAGGCCCTCGAGGCCGAACTGCAGGAGCGGGGGCACAGCCTCGACGTCTCCCAGGACCAGATCAACGTCTATCGCGCCCGGATCGCCGACCTCGAATCCCGCTATCCTCGGGGCATCCCGTCCAGTCTCTACGCGGCCTACGTCGCGGATGTCGAGCAGCACAACGCGCTTGTCCGGTGGCACAATCAGGCCGTCCGAGAGTACGACGCCCGCTACGCGACCTACGCCGAGCTTGTCGCGTACTACAACGCTCGGGTTGAGGAGCACAACGCCATCGTGCGCGAGCTGAATGCTCCCGCCTCGAGAGGGCAAGGCGGTCCCGCTGTTCTCCCGCCGCTCTCTCGCCGGCGGTTCCGACGCTAAGCGGAGACTAGCGTGGAGTCGGCCCGCGCGCTGTTCTCTTGGGGGAAGAAGCTCGCTCTGCCTTAGCGGAGCAGCCCTTTGCTCCGCAGCCACGCTGCGGCGGCGTCCTTCGGCTCACGCCGGTCGACGCCCACCTGACGGTTCAGCTGGGTGAGTTCCTCGGTCGTCAGCTTCGCCGTGACATCGTTGACCAGCTTTTTGAACTGGTCTTGGTTCGGCGTTTTGGTCAGGAAGTCATTGCGAACGACCGGAACGAGGTTGTCCGCCGGCTGCAGCTTCTTGTCGTCGTTCAGCAGGACGAAGCCTTTGGCGGCGATCACCGCATCGGTCGTGAAGAGGACGGCGACGTCGATCTGGTTGCCCTCGAGCGCAGCGACAGTGAGCGGCCCGCCGACATCGAGCGGTTTGAACTCCCGGAAGCTGAGGCCGTAGACGCGCTGAAGCCCTTGGAGGCAGAGCGGGCGGTCCGGACACTCCGGAGGCCCCCCGAGGACCATCTGATTGTTCAGCTTCGCGAGGTCGCTGATGTTGCGGAGGTTATGGCGATCCGCGTAGGCCTTGGTGACGACGAAGCCATTCGAGTTGATCGCTTGGGCATATTGGAGCGCCGTGATGTTCCTGCCGCGCAGCGCCTCTTGGAGCGTGGCGTAGGTCTGGGCGGCGTCGGGGGTCCCTTTCGCAGGGTCCTTCGTCAGGTAGATGACGTAGGTCGCCAAGTACTCGGGATACATGTCGATCTGGCCGGACTCCAGCGCGGGGGCGACGATCTCCCGCGAGCCGAGCTTGTAGCGCCGCTCAACTTTGTAGCCGGCCTGTTCGAGCACAAGGGCATACAGTTCGGCAACGATCTCTTGCTCAGTGAAGTTCGTGGAGCCGATCCGGATTGTGGGGAATGCTTGCCCGCCCGCTGTGCTGGGCCCAGTCCCTCCGGTCTGGGCTGGCTGGCAGGCCGCCGCCGCAAGGATCAGAGTGGCAAGGAGCGCTGGGAAGATGCGGATCACGTAAACCCTCCCGGCCACCGCCCGGCGGTGGCCTGCTTGTTACTGCCGGGCCCTTCCGGCCCGACACCCGGGGCGCTTGCCGACAGTGCCGGCACGTTGGGGAGATCGTACTCGGGGCGGGCAATCCTGCCCAATTTCACCGTGCGCCGCTGACATTTACCTGGGTCCATCGCTCCCGTTCCAGCCGCAGCCCCGGGGAGATCAGGACGCGCTCGAGGGCAGAAAAGGCGAGCTCGGTTCCGATCGACAGCAGCGCGACGAGGATCGCCCCCGCCAGCAAGCGCGGCGTATCTTGGCGCGCCAAGCCGTCGACGATATACCGTCCCAATCCGCCGCCGGCGACGAGCGCGCCGAGGGTCGCTGTCGCGACCACGGTGACCGTGGCGTTGCGGATGCCGCCGAGGATGAGGGGGAGCGCGATCGGGATCTCGATCTTGCGCAGCACGTCGAGCTCGCGCATGCCCATTCCGCGCGCTGCCTCGACAAGATCGGGGTCGACGCTGCGGATCGCGGCGTAGGTGTTGATCAGCACGAGGGGGATCGCCAAGGGGACGAGAGCGATGACCGTTGGCCAAAAGCCAAGCCCGAGATTCAGCGCGAACGAGATCGGAAGCGCGAAGGCGAGGAAGGCGAGCGACGGCAGCGCGCGCCCAATGTTCATGACGCTCACGGTTGCCAACGCTCCGCGGTTGGTATGGCCGATGAACAGGCCGAGGGGCAGGGCGACGAACACAGCGATGCCGACCGAGACGGCCGAGATCCAGAGATGCTCCGCGATACGGGTCGGGATGCCGTCGCTTCCCTGCCAATGAGCGGGCGTCGTGAACCACGCAATCAGTGCTTCGAGCAGCGTCATCGCTTCACCGCCGTCCACGGCGCGGTCAGCCGCTGCACGCCGACGAGCAGAATGTCTGCGGCGATGGCGAGCGCGATCGAAAGCACCGCGCCGACCACGAGGGGGGTGTAGAAAAACCGCTGGATGCCCAGCAGAATGAACTGCCCGAGGCCTCCTTGCCCGATCAGCGCGGTGACGGTCACGAGGCCAATCGTCGTCACCGTCGCGACGCGAAGACCGGCGATGATGACCGGCAGCGCTAAGGGCAGTTCGATCCGAAGCAGAAGCTGGCGCGCGGTGTATCCCATGCCGATCGCCGCTTCGCGCGCGTCAGCGGGAACGCTCTGGAGCCCGCCGACGATGTTGCGGGTCAGGATGAGCAAGGTGTACGAGATAAGGCCGATCTCGGCGGTCAGGATGGAAAGCCCCGTGAAGGGGATGAGCAGCGCGAACAGCGCCAAGCTGGGAATCGTATAGAGAACGCCCGTCACCGCCGTGATGGGCAAGTAGAGCCGGCTGTTCCAGCGGATCAGCAGGCTGAGGGCGAACGAGATCACAAATCCGACGCCGACGGCGATGACCGTCAGCACGATGTGCTCCCACAGACGCTCGGCGATCAGGGAGAGGTTGTTCCCGATCCATTCGAAGCGGACGAGCGGCTCGCCTTGGATCGTCATGGCGCAGTGGCCGCGGCCGGCTGGAGCGCGCCGGCGATCATGTCGAGCGTCACTACCCCGATCGGGGCGCCTGCGTCGTTGTGCACGACAGCGGCGCGCTCCGGGGCGAGCAGGAGCGTAGCGAGCGCGTCGCGGACATTCATCGACCCGCTCAGGGTTGTCCCGCCTGCCACCGGCGCGACGGGGGCGAGGGGCAGGTCGATGACGCGCATCACCGCCAGCCGCTTGAGCGCCCGGTCGCCGCCGACGAAGCGCGCCACATACTCGTTCGCAGGACGCATCAGCAGTTCGGCAGGCGGACTGTACTGCGCGATCGTCCCATTCTGCTGGAACACGGCGACCCGCGACCCGAGTTTGATCGCTTCGTCGATATCGTGGGTCACGAAGAGGACGGTCAAGCCTAGGCGGCGCTGCAGATCGAGAAACTCGTTCTGGAGCCGTTCGCGAACGATCGGGTCGACGGCACCGAACGGTTCGTCCATCAGCATGAGCGGCGGCTCGATGGCCATCGCTCGCGCAACGCCGATCCGCTGCCGTTCGCCGCCGGAGAGCTGGGAAGGGTAGCGGTTGCGGTAGCGATCAGGGTCGAGGCCCACAAGCGCGATCAGCTCATCGACCCGGGCGCGGATTTTCGCTTTGGGCCAGCCGACAAGCTCGGGGACAGTCGCGATATTCTCGGCGATCGTGCGGTGCGGAAAGAGCCCGACCTGCTGAATGACATAGCCGATCCGCCGGCGGAGCGTGACCGGGTCAACGGTCATGACATCGACCCCGTCGATCAGGATTGTTCCGCTCGTCGGCTCGATCAAGCGGTTGACCATCTTGAGCGAGGTGGTCTTACCGCAGCCGCTCGGCCCAACGAAGACACAGATTTCGCCGGGCTGAATAGTGAGCGTGAGGTCGCGCACCGCGGCAACGGTGCGGCCGTCGGCTGCGCGCTCATAGTGTTTGGTCACGCGGCGGAACTCGACGGTCGCGCCGCCGCCATTCCGTCGGGGAGGCTCGGAGAGTTTCATCGTGTGTCTTCCTGCCCCTGCGATCCTACTAAGCGGCCTCGTCTGACAGCAAATGGGCGGCGCCGGAGGCGGGGCGGGTCGAGGAGGACGGCGTCACCCGTTGACCGCGTTCGCAGCTGGAGCGTACATTCCTCCCAACTTCTGCCGGCATTGCCGGCGCGTGGGAAACGAGGATGTACATCGCTTCGCCTCCCTACTGGGAAGAATTTGAGGTCGGGCAAACTTTTACCACTCCGCGGCGCACGGTCACCGAAGCCGACCTGATGTTCTTTTCAGCGTGGTCGTGGGATCATCATCCCCTCCACACCGATCAAGTGTTCGCCGAACAGTCGATGTTCCACCAGCGCATCCTGCACGGCCAAGCGGGCTACGCTATTGCCAGCGGGCTGGCGATGCAGACGGGGCTGCACCGCACGACGGCGCTCGCCCTGTTAGGCATCACGTGGAATTACCGGGCAGCGATCTTCATCGGCGATACGCTCACCGTCACGGAGACTGTCGTTGAGAAGCGCGAGACGAAGAAACCAGATCGGGGCATCATCGTGATGCAGGTCGACCTTCGCAACCAGCATGACGAAGTGGTCCAAGAAGGAAGATGGACCTTCCTCTACGCGCGTCGCCCTGCGGAGTAGCGCGATGCCGGCGCTGCAGATGCTCATTCACGACCCCTTGCGCTGGCGTGCCGCCGCTCAGCCGCATCATCCTGCCGTTCGGACCGCTGAGCGGACGGTCTCCTACCGCGATCTCGACCGGCGCTCTACCCGGCTGGCGAATGCCCTCATCGGAGCCGGCGTTCGGCCGGGCGACCGGGTTGCGCTGCTTGACCAGAACTCGGTCGAGTTTCTCGAGGCGACCTACGCGATCTCCAAAGCGGGGGCGGTCAGCGTGCCGCTCGGCTATCGCTTGACCGAACGGGAGCTGGCGACAATTGTCGATCATGCCGGCGTCTCGTTCGCGATCGTTGCGCCGGAATATCGGGATCTGCTGGCTGCAGCAGCAGTGGGGACCGCCCTCAGCCCAGATCGCCTGCTTGTACTCGGCGAGGGCGGCAGCTACGAAGCGGCGATTGCCGCGGCGTCTGAGGCAAGCCCTGAAATCCGGGTTTCCGACGACGCTCCCTACGCTTTTCTCTATACCTCAGGAACGACGGGAGCGCCCAAAGGCGTCGTCCAAGCGCATCGCGGCCGCGCTGTTCACCAATGCCTCGCTGCTGCCGAATTCGATATCCGGCGCGACGACTGCGTCCTTGCAGCGGCGCCCCTATACAACAGCGGCCCGATCTTCTGGGCGCTGACCACGCTGTCCGCAGGCGCGACGGTCGGCCTGGTGCGCCGCTTCGACGCGGAGCGGCTCGACGCTGACCTGCAGACGCTCGGCGTCACCTATGTCCCGCTGATGCCAACGCTCTTCAATCGCTGGATCGACGCGGGCGAAGCGGCGGGCAGCTGGAGCCAGCCGCTGCCGAGGGTGCGCATGCTGCTCACCGCCGGCGAGCCGCTCCTCGCACCTACCCGCGAGCGGCTGTTTGCCCGCTTCCCCGCCGCCGGCCTCGTTGAACATTACGGCTCGACCGAGCTCGGGGTTGTGCTCCTGATGCGGCCGGAAGATCATCGGCGCAAACCCGGCTCGGTCGGGCGGCCGTTCTTCGGGCAGGAAGTGAGCTTGCGCGACGATCATCGTCGCGAAGTGGCAACAGGCGAGGTTGGCGAGTTGTGGGCGCGCGGCACCGCCCAGATGGTGGGCTACTATCGTCAGCCCGAGGCGACTTCTGAAATCCAAGATGGCGATTGGATGGCGTCTGGCGACCTCGCCGTGCGGGACGAAGAGGGGTACCACTACATCGTCGGGCGCAAGAAAGACACGATCAAGACTGGAGGAGCAACCGTCTATCCGGCGGAAATCGAGGCAGTGTTGCTCGCTCATCCGCACGTGCGCGAGGCTGCCGTCGTCGGGATCCCTGATGAGCAATGGGGCGAGTTGGTGGTTGCGGCGGTTGTCCCGGCGCCCGGGAGCCGCGTGGACGAAGCCGAGCTGATCGCCTTCGCGAGCAGCCAGCTCGCCACCTATAAGCGCCCACGCGCCATCTACTTCGTCGATGCGCTGCCGAAAAGCGCCGCGGGCAAGGCGCTGAAGCGCGAACTCCGAGCAGAACTGGCGGAGCGTCATCGCCAGCGAATGACATGATGCCCGGCGGAGCGCAAGAAAGGATCGACCGTGACGACGCGTTCTCATCTCGCTCTCACCGAACGGCTCGCGGCGTTCCCGTTCAATCCGTTCCGCGGATCAGGTCAAGGGGTCCGCGGCCAGTTTTCTGACCGCTTTGCGCGCGTTCAGTTCGCTTCTGCCGATGGGCTGCCGCTCGTCGGCCGATTGGCGCTCCACCGCGACGGCATAGCCCGGCCGGCGCTCATCCTCGGGCACGGGGTTTGGGCGTCGAAAGAGCTGGACGCGATCGTTGACCTCGCCGAGTTTTTCTTCGCCAACGGCTGGCACG
Above is a genomic segment from Dehalococcoidia bacterium containing:
- a CDS encoding LysE family translocator — encoded protein: MEGGLAALFLAAFLTGLSGAASPGPMLTWNVAAAARHGALVGPVLVLGHAAVELPLVLALGLGLAAFVREPTVLAGLGLLGAAVLLWMAAGTLRAVPALPDPAALRTAEAGGRRLRGAFAAGALLSLGNPYWALWWATVGAGLLGQAVAFGALGLAVFFVGHILSDFGWYSLVSVAMARGVRLLSRRLYQGVMAALGVAMIVLAVLFGVSAVMSIAGR
- a CDS encoding cysteine hydrolase produces the protein MPPRIEVLRTLEEKVRPEHTALLVIDMQNDFCAPDGLSAREGGRDVSAALAIVPAIRRLADGLRAAGGLVVWVKFTTIPGGLSHSGPWIDARSRATFGVLDMCVAGTWGHDLLEGLQPHPGDVEVRKHRYSAFTGTDLDMILRGHGIKTILPTGTSTNACVESTLRAGFELDYYVVVPADACASWSRELHEATLANVRHRFGVVTTVDELLRIWGVGAPHATPAAS
- a CDS encoding glycosyltransferase family 39 protein yields the protein MRLTPAVRALLVVILLGAALLRFWDFGTTPPGLHYDEAYNGLDALDVLVTGPKLFFEGNTGREPSLNNLLALSVAVFGRESYALRLPAAALGLLTVAATFALARTMFRPLGPGAVRVALIAAALLAVSHWQVDINRLSLRVNTMPLALAVAFFLLWRAARGRPQRLGAWLAAGAAFGLVGYTYISARILPAFAAALGAAEALLRPRDPAWPSAGKTLVGWLRSWRFWPWLGAAAAVVAPLAIFYALHPDLFLGRATYVSALGPSGGSDRLAALGESLLYNLAMFGHEGDWNWRHNLPGKPVFAPPLYALFLLGVAVSLFRLRQGPYLLLLVWTAAMLLPGIVATDEYPHYTRVMGIVPAVFLFPALGAEAIIQGAARLLRRPATSALAAAPFLVLAAWNGAATAHDYFAIWRHEDDVYYAFHAEAADAARLMNRLGDDPDRVFLLPYNFRLAPDFRARTVDFLYTGRAPYHFVRVEEASLPAGLPGLVGTAREAVLFHWKGGDLGDADPKGLTAFLLARGGKKVAEEEHPGFSVRRFQIDRPLPAALFAGERPSEARFGDWLALRGWAAGSEPSDGSLWAVFRWETLARPPGDFSFSLQVTAPDGTPYAQADGPLLSNDLFPTSRWRPGLPAATYVTLDGRPHPPPGEYRLRLVVYELATGRVVGAVDPLGTLAGP
- a CDS encoding ABC transporter substrate-binding protein; the protein is MIRIFPALLATLILAAAACQPAQTGGTGPSTAGGQAFPTIRIGSTNFTEQEIVAELYALVLEQAGYKVERRYKLGSREIVAPALESGQIDMYPEYLATYVIYLTKDPAKGTPDAAQTYATLQEALRGRNITALQYAQAINSNGFVVTKAYADRHNLRNISDLAKLNNQMVLGGPPECPDRPLCLQGLQRVYGLSFREFKPLDVGGPLTVAALEGNQIDVAVLFTTDAVIAAKGFVLLNDDKKLQPADNLVPVVRNDFLTKTPNQDQFKKLVNDVTAKLTTEELTQLNRQVGVDRREPKDAAAAWLRSKGLLR
- a CDS encoding ABC transporter permease, whose translation is MTLLEALIAWFTTPAHWQGSDGIPTRIAEHLWISAVSVGIAVFVALPLGLFIGHTNRGALATVSVMNIGRALPSLAFLAFALPISFALNLGLGFWPTVIALVPLAIPLVLINTYAAIRSVDPDLVEAARGMGMRELDVLRKIEIPIALPLILGGIRNATVTVVATATLGALVAGGGLGRYIVDGLARQDTPRLLAGAILVALLSIGTELAFSALERVLISPGLRLERERWTQVNVSGAR
- a CDS encoding ABC transporter permease, which codes for MTIQGEPLVRFEWIGNNLSLIAERLWEHIVLTVIAVGVGFVISFALSLLIRWNSRLYLPITAVTGVLYTIPSLALFALLIPFTGLSILTAEIGLISYTLLILTRNIVGGLQSVPADAREAAIGMGYTARQLLLRIELPLALPVIIAGLRVATVTTIGLVTVTALIGQGGLGQFILLGIQRFFYTPLVVGAVLSIALAIAADILLVGVQRLTAPWTAVKR
- a CDS encoding ABC transporter ATP-binding protein; this translates as MKLSEPPRRNGGGATVEFRRVTKHYERAADGRTVAAVRDLTLTIQPGEICVFVGPSGCGKTTSLKMVNRLIEPTSGTILIDGVDVMTVDPVTLRRRIGYVIQQVGLFPHRTIAENIATVPELVGWPKAKIRARVDELIALVGLDPDRYRNRYPSQLSGGERQRIGVARAMAIEPPLMLMDEPFGAVDPIVRERLQNEFLDLQRRLGLTVLFVTHDIDEAIKLGSRVAVFQQNGTIAQYSPPAELLMRPANEYVARFVGGDRALKRLAVMRVIDLPLAPVAPVAGGTTLSGSMNVRDALATLLLAPERAAVVHNDAGAPIGVVTLDMIAGALQPAAATAP
- a CDS encoding MaoC/PaaZ C-terminal domain-containing protein, giving the protein MYIASPPYWEEFEVGQTFTTPRRTVTEADLMFFSAWSWDHHPLHTDQVFAEQSMFHQRILHGQAGYAIASGLAMQTGLHRTTALALLGITWNYRAAIFIGDTLTVTETVVEKRETKKPDRGIIVMQVDLRNQHDEVVQEGRWTFLYARRPAE